Proteins from a genomic interval of Choristoneura fumiferana chromosome 12, NRCan_CFum_1, whole genome shotgun sequence:
- the LOC141433312 gene encoding uncharacterized protein isoform X3, giving the protein MDTNIAECRVPDLLRITLQLTRPLSASPARLRRVRGGWRLSATPSPSGFDFRLLLVIIPGVVLILATILDFLETASRRVFLGTTELSCFMTCSDFIIVFLTHLYCEIHATNKIKGVVSILQQTQKINISLKGRLHCTSFRRAKVAILIVYLSWHIVSIVSFYIWAIYRYAFNDCKNHYIICLHAVYGYQNMMIVINQLQWSLIIAEVNSSLTAVNNRIKQLNQSKILNPSHLYSTLRSLGEYYETICDMVMQINKHTETFFFFLFMSKFHKLLTTLYNFMSTFGNIEQLIIQCNWCVYHLINILIIVEPCHWTQNQMDRTHGLLVPLSHQTGQGNNHISKELNLFLTQVQMRGPAFTPLGVFNISRPVIVVIFSIVATYLALLEQEQHDSELL; this is encoded by the exons AATGCCGCGTGCCCGACTTACTGCGTATCACGCTGCAATTGACGCGTCCACTCAGCGCGTCGCCGGCGCGGCTGCGTCGCGTGCGCGGAGGGTGGCGGCTCAGCGCAACACCATCACCATCGGGTTTTGACTTTCGACTCCTTTTAGTTATCATACCCG GTGTTGTACTCATATTGGCCACTATACTGGACTTCCTTGAAACCGCATCGCGGCGGGTCTTCTTGGGAACAACGGAATTGAGCTGCTTCATGACTTGTTCTGATTTTATCATAGTATTTCTTACTCATCTGTACTGCGAAATACATGCAACGAACAAGATAAAAGGTGTAGTTTCAATATTGCAACAAACACAAAAG ataaaCATCAGTCTTAAGGGACGACTGCATTGTACTAGTTTCCGAAGGGCTAAAGTGGCAATACTAATTGTTTACTTATCATGGCACATTGTAAGCATCGTATCTTTTTACATTTGGGCAATCTACAGATATGCTTTTAACGATTGTAAAAACC attatattatttgtttgcatGCAGTTTATGGATATCAAAATATGATGATCGTCATCAATCAACTGCAATGGAGTTTAATTATCGCTGAGGTAAATTCTTCACTTACTGCAGTCAACAATCGAATCAAACAGCTAAATCAAA GTAAAATTCTTAATCCAAGTCACTTGTATTCTACCCTACGCTCCCTCGGTGAATACTATGAGACAATATGTGACATGGTTATGCAGATCAATAAACACACTGAAacctttttcttcttcttattcATGTCAAAGTTCCATAAACTGTTGACAACTCTGTACAATTTCATGAGCACTTttg GTAATATAGAACAATTAATAATCCAGTGCAACTGGTGTGTTTACCATTTGATCAACATACTGATAATAGTAGAACCCTGTCACTGGACCCAAAATCAg ATGGACCGTACGCACGGATTACTGGTTCCTCTATCGCATCAAACAGGGCAAGGAAACAACCATATCTCTAAGGAATTAAATCTATTCTTAACGCAAGTCCAGATGAGAGGGCCCGCTTTTACGCCGTTGGGGGTATTTAATATATCGAGACCAGTCATCGTGGTG attttcagtaTCGTGGCTACCTACTTAGCATTACTGGAGCAGGAGCAGCATGATTCTGAGTTACTATAG